From the Planctomycetota bacterium genome, the window TGGCGCCAGCGCGTGATGCACAAGTTCAGTTACTTTGTCGAGAAGTTCGGCAGCCTGGCCTGCACGGGCTGCGGCCGGTGCGCGCGGCTGTGCCCGGGCGGCATGGCCATCGCCCAGGTGTGCCAAGAGATTGACGAGGCCCGGAAGGCGGCCGCGAAATGACCAGCGCCACTTACCAGTCCGCCATCCTGAAGATCGTTGCGGCGAAAGACGAGGCGCCGGACGTCCGCACGCTGCGCCTCCAGTTCGCCGAGGAAGCCGACCGCGCGCGGTTCTTCGAGAAGTACCGCGTAGGCATGTTCGGTCTCTACGGCGTGCCGGGCGCGGGCGAGAGCGCCTTCTGCGTGGCCAGCCCGCCCACCCGCACGGAGTACATCGAGTGCACGTTCCGCCAGACCGGCCGCGTGACGGCGGCCCTCAGGGACCGCGAGGTGGGCCAGCGCATCACCTTCCGCGGCCCGTACGGCAACTCGTTCCCCATCGAGGCGTGGAAGGGCAGGAACATCCTCTTCATCGCGGGCGGCATCGCCCTGCCGCCCATCCGGAGCGTCATCTGGAACGTTCTCGATCGCCGCAAGGAGTTCGCCGACGTCTCGATCCTCTACGGCGCCCGCACGGTGGCCGACCTTGTGTACAAGGACGAACTGGCCGAGTGGGGCAACCGGCAGGACGTGCGCCTGGTAACCACCGTGGACCCCGGCGGCGAAACGCCCGAGTGGAAGGGTCAGATCGGCTTCGTCCCGACCGTCCTCGAAGAGACCGCGCCGTCGAGCGCCAATACAATCGCCCTGGTGTGCGGCCCGCCCATCATGATCAAGTTCACCTTGCCGGTTCTTACGAAACTGGGCTTCGCGCCGAAGGACGTGTACACCACGCTCGAAAACCGGATGAAGTGCGGAGTGGGTCAGTGCGGCCGGTGCAACGTCGGCAGCGTTTACGTCTGCCGCGACGGGCCCGTCTTTACGCTGGAACAACTCAAGGGCATGCTGACGGCGGACATGTGACCGCCGCCGGGTGGCATGCCCGCGTCGCCGCGAGGCGTGCCCACAGCCTGCCCGCCTGGGCGGGCCGCCGTACGCCTGGGCATGCTTGCCGACCGCGGCACAAGAGCATGCCCAGCAAACAGCGCGCTGGGCACACCACCCTCACGAGTGAATTCGCGCGGCGGGCCATCGTGCCCGCCGCGTTTCTTGTACGCCCATAACTGTACGCGTCAAGGGCGTCCTGCCCAGGAGGCGTCGTTGTTAAGCCGTCTTGGTCGTTGCCGTTTCCCTGAATACCGCTGTTGTCGTCGTCGTGTTGTAACTCTTTGTGCTTTATCCGGCTCGCGTGCCTTGCACACACCTATTCGCACCGTGTCCGAGGTGTGGCTTCATCCCGCACTGCGATCACCGCGTCCCGGCCGACGTGCCCCTCGCCAACTACTTCCATTATGTCAACGAAGCGAAGCGCGTCTGGGACCAGGGCCTTGAGAACCTCAAGGCGATGAGGAAGTTGCGGACCGCCTAGTGTTTTCGCTTTCGCGGGCGCTTGCGCCGGCCGGTTTCGTCCTGAGGAGCACGGTGTTTTCGGCGGCGGGGCTCGTCTTCGCGATGGGCGCGCAGGATGAGGCGGATCGGGACCTCGGGGAAGGGCAGTTCCTCGCGGAAACGGTTCTCGATGAACCGGCGATAGTCCTCGCGGAAGAGGTCCGGGTTGTTGACCGACAGGACGATCGTGGGCGGTCGGACGGCCACCTGGGTGGCGAAATAGACCTTCGGCAGCGTGGGCTGCGGCGAGGGGGGCTGGCGGGCGCGGATTGCGTCGCCCACCACGCGGTTCAGTTCGCTCGTCGTCACGCGAGTCGAGGCCTGCTTGTAGAGGCTGCGGGCGACGTCGATCGTCGCCTCGACGTTCTTGGAATCCTTCGCGGTCGCGAACGCCAGGGGGGCCCACGAGAGTCCCGGGAGGATCTTGCCGAGGTAGTCCGCGAACTCGCCCGTGGTCGTCCGTCCTTGAGTAAGATCCCACTTGTTGACCACCAGGACGACGGGCTTCATGGCCTCCTCGATGGCGGCGCCGAGGCGCTTGTCCACGCCGCTCACCGGAAGCATCGCGTCGATGAGAAACAGGACGACGTCGGCGCGGCGGATGGATTCCATGGCACGCGTGAGGCTGTAGAAGTCGATGTTGTCCTGGAGGCTGCGGCGTTTCCGCATCCCGGCGGTGTCGATCGCGACGTACGTCAGGCCGTCTTTCTCGAAGCGGACGTCGATGGCGTCGCGCGTCGTGCCGGGGATCTCCGAGACGATGACCCGCTCGCTTCCGGCCAGGGCGTTGATGAACGTGCTTTTGCCGGCGTTGCGTTTGCCGACGACGGCGATCTGCATGGCGACCTCGGCGGGGGCCTGGGCCGATTCGGGCGGGAGGCGCTCGAGGATGGCCGCCAGGAGTTCGTCGCGTCCGCGTCCGGTCTTCGCGCTGACCGCCAGGACCGTGTCGTAGCCGAGCGCGTGGAACTCGGCGGCGCCCTGGGCGTGGCGCGGGTCATCGGCCTTGTTGGCGGCGACGAGGACGGGCTTGCCC encodes:
- a CDS encoding 4Fe-4S dicluster domain-containing protein — protein: MHKFSYFVEKFGSLACTGCGRCARLCPGGMAIAQVCQEIDEARKAAAK
- the der gene encoding ribosome biogenesis GTPase Der, whose translation is MALPIVSIVGRPNVGKSSLLNSLARRRIAIVDPTAGVTRDRVSALIERHERWFELIDTGGMGVHTSQEFAADIERQIDCAIREAALVLLVTDVRDGLTPLDHEAAARLRQAGKPVLVAANKADDPRHAQGAAEFHALGYDTVLAVSAKTGRGRDELLAAILERLPPESAQAPAEVAMQIAVVGKRNAGKSTFINALAGSERVIVSEIPGTTRDAIDVRFEKDGLTYVAIDTAGMRKRRSLQDNIDFYSLTRAMESIRRADVVLFLIDAMLPVSGVDKRLGAAIEEAMKPVVLVVNKWDLTQGRTTTGEFADYLGKILPGLSWAPLAFATAKDSKNVEATIDVARSLYKQASTRVTTSELNRVVGDAIRARQPPSPQPTLPKVYFATQVAVRPPTIVLSVNNPDLFREDYRRFIENRFREELPFPEVPIRLILRAHREDEPRRRKHRAPQDETGRRKRPRKRKH
- a CDS encoding FAD/NAD(P)-binding protein; protein product: MTSATYQSAILKIVAAKDEAPDVRTLRLQFAEEADRARFFEKYRVGMFGLYGVPGAGESAFCVASPPTRTEYIECTFRQTGRVTAALRDREVGQRITFRGPYGNSFPIEAWKGRNILFIAGGIALPPIRSVIWNVLDRRKEFADVSILYGARTVADLVYKDELAEWGNRQDVRLVTTVDPGGETPEWKGQIGFVPTVLEETAPSSANTIALVCGPPIMIKFTLPVLTKLGFAPKDVYTTLENRMKCGVGQCGRCNVGSVYVCRDGPVFTLEQLKGMLTADM